Genomic window (Gammaproteobacteria bacterium):
CCTACGTCAATGGCCTGGTCCGCGAGCAGGGCCTCGACGCCGACTACCTGCTGGCGATGCTGGAGGATGCGCGCTCGCAGCCGGCCATCCTCGAGGCCATGGCGAAGCCCGCGGAGCGCACCAAGACATGGGCCGAGTATCGCGCGATCTTCATGACGCCGGAGCGCATCAGGGCGGGAGTGGAGTTCTGGCAGGCGCATGCCGCGGAGCTGGATCGCGCCGCGGCGAAGTCCGGGGTGCCGCCGGAAATGCTGGTCGGCATCCTCGGCGTGGAGACCTACTTCGGCCGTCGCACCGGCAAGTTCCGCGTCCTCGACAGCCTTGCCACGCTGGCCTTCGACTACCCGCCGCGCAGCCGCTTCTTCAGCAACGAGCTCATGCAGTTCTTCCTGCTGGCGCGCGACGATGGCGTCGACGTGCAGACCGTGCTCGGTTCCTATGCGGGCGCCATGGGCGCGCCGCAGTTCATGCCGAGCAGCTACCGGAACTTCGCGGTCGATGGCGACGGTGACGGCCGCCGCGACCTCTTCAACAGCTGGCCGGACGTGTTTGCCAGCGTCGCCAACTACTTCGTCGCCCACAACTGGAAGAGCGGCGAGCCGGTGGTGGCCCGCGGCACCGCCGCGCGCACGCTGGCGCAGAAGCCGGAGGACAACAAGCTCACCGCGGGCGATACGGTGGCCGGGCTGCGCAGGCTCGGCCTGCGCTTCAGCACCGACCAGGGCGACGGGGCCCCGGCGGGTCTTCTGGTCTTCGACGGCGACGAGGGGCCGGAGTACTGGGCCGGCTTCCACAATTTCTTCGTCATCACCCGCTACAATCGCAGCTCGATGTACGGCCTGGCGGCCTTCCAGCTCGGCCAGGCCATCGGCGAGGGCGTGCGCCTCACGCCCGAGGGACCATTGCGCGCCGCCGATGCGCCCTGACCGGGAGGGCAGTCGCCTGGAACCTGAAGAGCACCAGCACCCGCCATCCGCACCGCCAGCAGCACGGGCTGCGCTGGCTGCGATCCTGCTGCTCACCCTCGCCGGCTGTGCCGTCGAGCCGGCGCAGCGACCGGCACCGAAGCTGCCCGAGCCCGTCCATCAGGACGCGGAGATACCACCCGGCCAGCCACCCTCCATGCCAGGAGCCGCCATCCCCGGCGGCCCGGGCAACCCGCCGTTCTACGATGTCATGGGCGAGCGCTACCACGTCCTCGCCGACAACGAGGGTTACCTGGAACAGGGCGTGGCTTCCTGGTACGGCCGCGAGTTCCACGGCCGGCGCACCTCCAACGGCGAGCCCTACGACATGTATGCCCTGACCGCGGCGCACAAGACCCTGCCGCTGCCGACCACGGCCCGCGTCACCAACCTGGCCACGGGCAAGAGCATCGTGGTGCGCATCAATGACCGCGGTCCCTTCAAGAAGGGCCGCCTGATCGACCTGTCCTACGCCGCGGCGCGCGAACTCGGCTTCGTCACCGCCGGCACGGCCATGGTCGAGGTGCAGGCGCTGGCCGACGCCTCGGCAACGGACACCGCGGGTGCTGCGCCGCCACTGGCGCGGGCCATGTACGCGCAGGTCGGCGCCTTCAGCCAGCGGCAGAATGCGGAAGACCTGAAGCTCCGCCTGGAGAAGCAGGGCATCGCCAACGTCGTCATCCGTTATGATGCCGGGGCCGTGCCGCCGCTCTACCGGGTGCGCGTCGGCCCGGTGGCGGACGCCGCGGCATTCGACACCGTGGTCGCCGCGGTGGGCCGCCTGCGCCTCGGCGAACCACGCCTCGTGGTCGAGGCGCGCGGCAGCCAGCCTGGCGGCTGAGCCACCGCCAGCGGCACCTGGCGCAATACCCGAACCAGCCTGGAGCATCGAGCATGAGAACAGCCTTGGGAGCCATCGGGCTTCTGGTCCTCGCCCTTTTCCCTGTCCTGCTGCCCGCGGCGGCACCCACGGTTCCGCCGCCGCCACAGGTGGCCGGGCGCTCCCACGTCCTCATGGACTTCGCCACCGGCAAGGTGCTCGCGGCGTCCAACGAGCACCAGCGCGCCGAGCCGGCCAGCCTCACCAAGATCATGACCGCCTATACGATCTTCACGGCCCTGAAGTCCGGCCAGATCAAGCTGACCGACAACGTGGTGGTGAGCGAGCGCGCCTGGCGCGAGGGTGGCGCCGGCTCGGCCGGCTCTACCATGTTCCTGCCCATCCACAGCAGCACCACGCTGGAGAACATGCTCAAGGGCATGATCATCCAGTCGGGCAACGACGCCAGCATCGCGCTGGCCGAGCACCTCAGCGGTTCCGAGGAGGCGTTCTCCGACGTCATGAACCGCCATGCGAAGGAACTCGGCATGGGCGACACCCACTACGTCAACGCCGCCGGCCTGCCCGACCCGGAGCACTACACCTCGGCGATCGACGTGGCGCTCCTCAGCCGGGCGCTCATCCGCGAGTTTCCCGAGTACTACGCCTGGTTCTCGCAGAAGGAGTTCGTCTTCAACGGCATCAAGCAGGGCAACCGCAACCTGCTGCTCTACGGCGACCCCGGCGTCGACGGCATCAAGACCGGCCACACCCAGTCCGCCGGCTACTGCCTCGCCGCCTCGGGCAAGCGCGGCGACATGCGCATGATCGCCGTGGTCATGGGTACCAGCGGCCCCGATGCCCGCGCCAAGGCATCCATGGAACTGCTCAACTACGGCTTCCGCTACTACGACACCCGGCGGCTGTACCAGCAGGGCAAGCCGCTGGTCGAGGCGCGGGTGTGGAAGGGTGTGGCCGAGACCGTCGGCCTGGGCGTGCCCGCCGACATCTGGGTGACGATTCCCCGGGGCAGCCTCGAACAGGTCAAGGCCACGCCCGAGGCGCCGCGCGACCTCATCGCGCCGCTCGATCCGCGCACGCCGGTCGGCAAGCTGAAGGTGACGCTGGGCGGCGAGCCGCTGCTGGAGTCACCGCTGGTGCCGCTCGCCGCGGTGGCCGAGGGCTCGCTCTGGCGCCGCGCGGTCGATACCGCGCTGCTCTGGTTCGAGTGATGCCGGGGCACTGAGGCGCAGCAAGCATGGCCGCAGCCCTGCCCATCGTCTTCCTCGACGGCGAGTTCCTGCCGCTGGCGGCGGCGCGGATCTCGCCGCTGGACCGCGGCTTCCTTTTCGGCGATGCCGTCTATGAAGTCATCGGTGCCTACGACGGCGTACCGATGCTGCTGGAGGCGCACCTCGCGCGCCTCGCCCGCAGCCTGCGCGAGTTGCGCATCGCCGCGCCCTGCGACGACAGCGGCTGGCGCGCCATCCTCGCCAGCCTCATCGAGCGCAATGGCGGCGGCCGGGCCCATCCCGACCTGGGCCTCTACCTGCAGGTGAGCCGCGGCGCCGACGCCGGCCGCGACCACTGCTTCCCGCAGGGAGTCCGGCCGACGGTGTTCGCCATGGCGAGCGCGATCGCCCCCACGCGGCTCGACTCGCCGGGCGTGCGCGCCATCACCGCCACCGACAACCGCTGGGGACGCTGCGACATCAAGTCCACGGCGCTGCTCGCCAACGTGCTGCTGCGCCAGGCGGCGGCCGATGCCGGCGCCGGGGAGTGCCTGATGCTGCGCGACGGCTTCCTGACCGAAGGCTCGGGCAGCTCCGTGCTGGTCCTGGAGGGCAGCCACCTTGTGAGCCGGCCCAACGGCCCCGATATCCTGCCGGGTACCACCATTGCGCTGGTGCGCGAACTGGCGGCCGCGGCCGGCATCGGCTGGCGCGAGGAAGCCGTCAGCGAGTCGCGACTCCGGGGCGCCGACGAGGTGTGGCTGACCGCCGCCCTGCGCGGCCTGGCTGCGGTGACCCACATCGACGGCCGGCCGGTCGGCGCCGGCGTCCCCGGACCGCTGTGGCGCGTGGTGGCGGAGGCCTATGAACGCCGCAAACGACCCTGATTCCGCCTCGCCGCTGGCCTTCCCCTGCAGCTTTCCCATCAAGGTGATGGGGAGGCACGAGGCGGATTTCGAGGCCCTCGTGGTGGCGATGATCAGCGCCCACACCGGCTCGCTGCCGGAGGACAGCGTGCGCTCGCGCCAGAGCAGCAATGGCCGCTTCCTCTCGGTGACGGTCACCATCGACGCACAAAGCCGGGCGCAGCTCGACGAGGTGTACCGCAGCCTCACCGCCTGCGAGCAGGTGCTGTTCGTGCTGTGAGCATCGTCGTGCGACGGCTGGGCCGCGCGGAATACCAGCCGACGCTGGAGGCCATGACTCGCTTCACCGCTACGCGGGCGGCCGATACCCCCGACGAGATCTGGCTGCTGGAGCACGAGCCGGTGTTCACCCTCGGCCTCAATGGCGACGCGCGCCACGTGCTCGATGCCGGCCCGATCCCGGTGGTCCAGGTGGATCGCGGCGGCCAGGTGACCTACCACGGCCCGGGCCAGCTCGTGGCCTACACGCTGCTCGACCTGCAGCGCCGCCGCCTGGGCGTGCGCGCGCTGGTGACGGCGCTGGAAAATGCGGTGATCGCCACGCTCGCGGCCTACGGCATCACGGCGGCCAGCAGGCCGAAGGCGCCGGGCGTCTACGTGGCCGGCGCGAAGGTGGCGAGCCTCGGCCTGCGGGTGCGCCGCAACTGCTCCTACCACGGCCTGGCGCTGAACGTGGACATGGATCTCGCGCCCTTCGGCCGCATCAATCCCTGCGGCTTTCCCGGCATCGAGGTCACCGACGTGGCCCGCCTCGGCGGACCCGCGGACCTCGACCGCGTGAGCGGCGATCTCGAGGGTGCGCTGCTGCGCGGCCTGTCCGCCTGAGCAGGACAGATTGCGCTGAAGTCTGCCGGGGGAGGCCCCTCCGCTACCGTTCGGCCGGCCATCCATGGCCGGCCTCACTGCATATCGGGCTCGCTTTCGCTGTCCTGCATCGCTCGCCCTCAATGCCGCTGCGGGGCCTCCCCCGGCAGACTTCAGCGCAATCTGTCGGCAAGCTCAGGCATCGAGCGCCCGCAGCCGATCCGGGGTTCCCACGTCGCTCCAGATCCCGGTGAAGAGTTCGCCCGACACCGCGCCGCGCGCCATGGCCGCGCGCAGCAGCGGCGCCAGCGGGAAGCGGCCCGGCTGGCAGCCGGCAAACAGCGAGGGATGCAGGATCGAGATCCCGGAGTAGGTCAGGCGGTGCCCCGGGCCGTCGCTCACCCGGTCACCCGCCAGCACGAAATCGCCCGCCGGATGCTGCGGCGGATTCGCCACCAGTACCAGGTGGGCGAGGATGCCGGGCGCCAGCGCACGCCGGTCGAAGGCGAAATCGCAGAACACGTCGCCGTTCACCACCCAGAACGGCTCCGGGCCCAGCAGGCCGAGGGCATGGTGGATGCCGCCACCGGTCTCCAGCGGCGGGTAGCCCTCCTCGCTGTAGGCCACGCTCGCGCCCAGCCGTGCCCCGTCGCTCAAGTGCTCGCGCAGGCGCCCGCCCAGCCAGCCGAGGTTGATCACCAGTTCGTGGATACCGGCACGGCCCAGCGCCTCGATGTGGAACTCGATCAGCGGCCGTCCGCGCACCGGCAGCAGCGGCTTGGGCAGCGTGTCGGTCAGCGGCCGCAGGCGTTCGCCGCGGCCGGCGGCCAGGATCATGGCCTTCATCGGGCAGCCGTGGAGCCGGGGATGTCGCTCATGGCCGCCGATTCTGCCAGCAGGGCTTTCCCGCCGTCACCCGTCGCCGCGCCGACACCGCATATAATCCCGCATCGCCCAGCCTTGCCCCGCGGGGAACTGCATTGCGCCGACTGCTGCCTGTCCTCGCCTGCTGTTGCTCCATGGCCTGGGCTGCCGATGCGCCACGCCCTGCGGCCCTGCAGGGCTGCCCGGTCGGCCCGATACCCGACATGCCTGACCTCGGGCCGGTCGACAGCAGCGACCCGCGCATCGACGTGATCACCGGCCACGCCGAGATGGACCTGCAGAAGGGCGCCGTCTTCGACGACGAGATCCGCATCCGCCGCGGCGACGGCGTGCTGACCGCCCCGAACGGGCGCTTCGACCGGCAGACCGGCGAGTTCCTGCTGGAGAACGGGCTGCGCTACCGCAGCCCGCAGAGCGCGGTATCCGGCAGCCGCGCCAGCTTCGACACCCGCAGCAACAGCCTGGAGATCGAGGACGCCGATTTCGACCTCTTCACGGTACCCTCGCGCGGCAGTGCCGGCGCCATCGCCGTCGACCAGGGCGATGTCCTGACGCTGCGCGACGTCACCTACACCACCTGCGCCCGGGGCCACGAGGACTGGCTGCTGCGCGCCAGCCAGATCAGGATCGACCGTGACAGCGGCATGGCGACGGCGCGCAATGCGCGGCTGGAATTCAAGGGAGTGCCGATCCTCTACACCCCCTGGATCACCTACCCGGTGACCAACGAGCGCCAGTCCGGCTTCCTGCTGCCGGCACTCGGCCGCTCGGAGACCCGTGGCGTGGAGTTCCAGATCCCGTACTACCTCAACCTGGCACCCAACTACGACGCCACCCTGACGCCACGCTACATGTCCCGGCGCGGCACGGAGCTGCTGGGCGAGTTCCGCTACCTCTGGCCCGGGCACAAGGGCGACGTCGAGGGCGAATACCTGCCGAGCGACAAGGTCACCGGCGACAACCGCTACCTGCTGGGCATCGATCACCAGTCCCTGCTCGGCCGCGGCTGGCGCGCCACGGTGGATGCGCGGACCGTCTCGGACTCCAACTATTTCGAGGACCTCTACGGCAGCACCGCCGCGACCAGCCAGACCCACCTGCTGCGCGAGGCCTCCGTCGAGTATTTCGACAACGTCTGGTCGCTGCTCGGCCGCGTGCAGGGCTACCAGACCCTCGACGAGAGCCTCACCGCCGCCGAAAAGCCGTACCGCCGCCTGCCGCAGCTGGCGGCCAGCGGCTACCTGCCGCGCGGCGCGCTCGGCCTCGACTGGAGCTTCGACGGCGAGCTGGCGCTGTTCGACCGCGACGAGGGCCTCAACGGCTCCCGCCTGCACCTCTCCCCGGGCATCGCGCTGCCGCTCGACTACCGCGGCCTGTGGCTGAAGCCCGCCGTGGCCGTCGAGTACACCGCCTACAGCATCCACAATCCGGCTCCCGGGGAGCACGACGGGCCCTCGAGCGCCACGCCGATCATCAGCATCGACATGGGGGCGGCATTCGAGCGCGGCGTGCGCGGCAATGGCTGGCTGCAGACCCTGGAGCCGCGCGCCCAGTTCGTGCACATCCCCTACCGCGACCAGGCCGACCAGCCGGTTTTCGACACCATCCAGCCGGACTTCAACCTCGTGCAGCTGTTCCGCAAGAACCGCTTCCTCGGCTACGACCGGGTCGGGGATACCGACCAGCTGAACCTCGGCCTGACCAGCCGCGTCCTCGACGCGACCGGCGGTGGCGAATACCTGACCGCCACCATCGGCCAGACCCGGTTCTTCAGCAAGCAGGACGTGACCCTGCCGGGCGACAGGCCGGTCGACAGCAACGCCTCGGACTGGCTGGCAGAGCTCGGCGTGACCTTCAACCAGTACTGGAAGCTGGGTGCTGGCTACCAGTGGGGTGCGGACAGCGGCAGGACGCAGCGCACGCAGCTGGCGCTGCAGTACCGGCGCGATGGCCAGCGGGTGGTGAACGCCGCCTACCGCTACCGCCGCGACAGCCTCGAGGAGGTCGACGTCTCCGCGGCCTGGCCGCTCAGCTCCCGCTGGAGCGCGGTCGGCCGCTACGACTACTCGCTGCGCGACAACGAGGTGCTGGAACGCTTCGTCGGCTTCGAGTACCAGAATTGCTGCTGGGGCTTCCGCGTCGTCTATCGCGACTACATCGCCAGCCGCACCGGCGATTCGGACACCGCCATCGCGGTGCAGCTGATCCTCAAGGGCCTGACCAACGTCGGCGACCCGGCAGGCCGCCAGCTCGAACGTGGTATTCTGGGCTACGAGGCCGATTGATCCGCACCATGCTATCCCGCATCACCATTCTGGCCCTGGCGCTGCTGCCAGGTGTCATGGCTCACGCCCAGGACCGGGAGCTTTCCTCGCGGGGCGAGCTGATCGACGGCATCGCGGCCGTGGTCAATGACGGCGTGGTGCTGAAGAGCGAGCTCGCCGAGGAAACCCAGCGCATCGTGCGGCGCCTCGAGGCGCAGGGCACCAAGGTGCCGCCGGAACGCTCGCTGGCGCCACAGGTCCTCGAGCGCCTGATCATCAACCGCATCCAGCTGCAGCGCTGCGAGCGCGTGGGCATCCAGGTCTCCGACGAGACGCTGAACAACGCCCTGGCCAACATCGCCCAGCGCAACAACGTGACCATCGCCCAGCTGCCCCAGGTGCTGGCCGGCGAGGGCCTCGACTACCAGCAGTACCGCCGCGAGATGCGCGACCAGATCGCCATCGAGCAGCTGCGCCAGCGCGACGTGCTGGCGCGCATCAGCGTCACGCCCAGGGAGATCGACGAGTACCTGGCCCGCCAGGCCGGCCGGGCATCCTCCAACATGGAGTACGACATCTCGCAGATCCTCGTGGCGGTGTCACCCACGGCGACTCCCGATGTCATCGCCGCCGCCGAGAAGAAGGCCAATGGCCTCTACCAGCGGCTCCAGGCGGGCGAGGACTTCGCCCAGCTCGCGGTGACCAATTCCGACGGCCAGCAGGCCCTGGAGGGCGGCAGCATAGGCTGGAAGAAGGGCGACGAGCTGCCCACGCTGTTCGCCGACATCGTGCCCGGGCTGCAGAAGGGCCAGGTCGCCGCGCCGATCCGCAGCGCCAGCGGCTTCCACCTGGTCAGGCTCAATGACCGGCGTGGCGGCGAGCCGATCATCGAGCAGCAGGTGCACGTGCGCCACATCCTCATCGCACCGAACGAGGTGCTGGACAGCGATGCCGCCCGCGAGAAGATCATGGGCATCCGCCAGCGCATCCTCGCCGGCGACGACTTCGCCACCGTCGCCCGTGCCGTCTCCGACGACCCGGGCTCGAAGAACGAGGGCGGCGACCTCGGCTGGACCGGACCGGGCACCTTCGCGCCGGAGTTCCAGGCGGTGGTGGACAGCATCGCCGCCGACACCCTCAGCGAACCGTTCCGCACACGCTTCGGCTGGCACATCCTCGAGGTGCTCGGCCGGCGCACCCAGGACACCACCGAAGAGGTGAAGCGCCAGCAGGCGGCGCTCGCCATCCGCAACAGCAAGCTCGGCGAGGAAACCGAGATCTGGATGCACCGGCTGCGCGACCAGGCGTTCGTCGAATCGCGCATCTGACCGCAGCCCGCACCAGGCCGGCCTGCATGATCCCGCGCATAGCCCTCACCCCCGGCGAACCGGCCGGCATCGGGCCCGACCTCGTCGCGCGGCTGGCGGCCGGCGGCGCGCCGGCGGAACTGGTCGCCATCGGCGACCCGGATCTCATCGCCGCGCGCGCCTGCCAGCTGGGAATCCGCCTGGAACTCGTGCCCTACCGCAGCGGTGCCGAGCCGGCTGCAACGCCTCCGGGGCGGCTGCTGGTCGACGCCCGTCCCCTGCAGGCGCCGGCGCGGGCCGGGCACCTCGACCCCGCCAATGCCGGCTACGTCCTCGACACCCTGCGCCGCGCCGCCACCGGCTGCCTCGACGGCGAGTTCGCCGCCATGGTCACGGCACCGGTCCACAAGGGCGTGATCAACGATGCCGGCATCGCCTTCTCCGGCCACACGGAGTTCCTCGCCGGGCTCACGGCCGCGCCGCAGCCGGTCATGCTGCTGGTGGCCGGCACGCTGCGGGTGGCGCTGCTCACCACGCATCTGCCGCTGCGCGCGGTGCCCGACGCCATCACCGGCGCGCGCATCGAAGCCGTGGCGGGCGTGCTGCACGATGGGCTGGTGGCGTGCTTTGGCATCGCCAGGCCGCGCATTGCCGTGCTCGGGCTCAATCCCCATGCCGGCGAGTCCGGGCACCTCGGCGGCGAGGAGCGCGCGGTGATCGGGCCGGCGCTCGCCCGGCTGCGGGCCGCGGGTCTCGCCGTCGACGGACCGCTGCCTGCCGACAGTGCCTTCACGCCCGCCGCCCTGGCCCAGGTCGACGCCGTGCTCGCCATGTACCATGACCAGGGCCTGCCGGTGCTCAAGCACGCCGGCTTCGGCCATGCGGTCAACCTCACGCTCGGCCTGCCCATCGTACGCACCTCGGTGGACCACGGCACGGCACTGGACCTGGCCGGTACCGGCCGGGCCGATGCCGGCAGCCTGCAGGCGGCGCTCGGCCTGGCGATCGACATCGCGCGGCGCCGGCGCGCGTGAACCACCGCCCGCGCAAGTCCCTCGGCCAGCACTTCCTCCACGACCGCCAGGTCATCGGTCGCATCCTCACGGCCATCGATCCGCGGCCCGGGGAGCGCTTCGTCGAGATCGGCCCCGGCCGCGGCGCGCTGACCCTGCCGCTGCTCGAGGTGCCGGTCGAGCTCGACGTGGTGGAGCTGGACCGCGAGCTGGCCGCCGCCCTGGCGCGGGACCTGGCGCGCCCCGGCTTTCGCGTGCACCATGCCGACGCCCTGAAGTTCGACTACCGACAGCTCGGCGCGCCACCCCGCGGGCTGCGGCTGGCGGCCAACCTGCCCTACAACATCTCGACGCCGCTGCTCTTTCACCTGCTCGACCAGCAGGAGACCTTCCGCGACCTGCACGTCATGCTGCAGCGGGAAGTGGTGGAACGCATGACGGCACAACCAGGCACCGCCGAGTACGGACGGCTGACCGTGGCGCTGGCGGCGCGCTGCCGCGTGGAGAAGCTGTTCATCGTGCGGCCGGGCTCGTTCACGCCGCCGCCACAGGTGGATTCGGCGGTGGCGCGCCTGATACCCGATGCAGCGCTGGCCGCGCGCATCGCCGACCCGGCTGCGTTCGACCGCGTGCTGGCGCGCGCCTTCTCCATGCGCCGCAAGCGCCTCGCCAATGCGCTGAAGGGGCTGCTCGATACCGCCGGCATCACCGCCTGCGGCGTCGACCCCGGCTGCCGGCCCGGCGACGTGCCGCCCGAGGCCTGGATCCGGCTGGCCAACCGGCACGGGAATCCTTGACGCGCGTCACGATCCCGGCGGGCGCGGCTGCCGATAACTCCTGCATGTGCCGCTTCACGTTCTACAAGGGCAAGCCGCTGGCGCTCTCGGCGCTGCTGACCGAGCCCGAGCACTCGCTGATCCACCAGAGCTTCCACGCCCGCGAGCGCGAGGAGCCACTCAACGGCGACGGTTTCGGCGTCGCCTGGTATGCCGAGGGGCACGACGAGCCGGCCCTGTTCCGCTCCGTGACGCCGGCATGGAGCAACCAGAACCTGCGCGAGCTGGCCCGCGTCACCTCCAGCCACTGCGTGCTGGCGCACGTGCGGGCCGCCACCCAGGGGCTGCAGGTGGGCGAACCCAACTGCCACCCCTTCCGCCGTGACCGCCTCGCCTTCATGCACAACGGCGACATCGGCGGCTTCAGCGCCATCCGTCGCCCGCTGCTGGCGCTGCTGAGCGACCAGGCCTTCGCGGCCATCCGCGGCACCACCGACTCCGAGCACTTCTTCGCCCTGCTCTGCGACGAGGTGCAGCGCGGCATGGATGACGGCTCACGTGGCCTCGCGGCGGCCTTCAACCGCGCCCTGGGCACGATTCGCGGCCTGGTCGGGCGGCATGCACCCGGCGAGCACATCTACCTCAACGCGGTCCTCACCGATGGCGCCGCCGCTGTCGCCTGCCGCTTCACCACCGACGCCCCGGAGAACGCCGACAGCCTCTACACCAACCGCGGCCGCCGCTACGTCTGCGAGGGCGGTGTCTGCCGCATGCTCGATCCGGGTGAAGTCAACGGCAGCGCGGTCATGGTGAGCTCCGAGCCGCTGAGCGGGGACTCCGGCTGGGAGTCCGTGCCGCTCAATCACCTGGTGCGCATCGATCCCGACCTCAGCATGGCCACCGAAGCCGTGGTGGCGTGAGGGACGCTGGCGGCGGCCGGCGCGGGCGCTAGAATGCACCCATGCCCAGGTCCCCGCGTCGCGTCGCCATCGAGATCGAGGTCGAGACGGCCTACCTGCCGGACCAGTCCGATCCCGCAGTCCCGCGCTACGTCTTCGCCTACACCATCACCATCCGCAACCGCGGCGCGGTGCCGGCCACGCTGCTCACCCGCCGCTGGGTGATCACCGACGCCAACGGCAAGGTACGCGAGGTGGCCGGCGAGGGCGTCGTCGGCGAGCAGCCCTGCATCGCCCCGGGCGAGACCCACCGCTATTCCAGCGGCGCCATCATCGAGACGCCGGTGGGCGTGATGGAGGGCAGCTATGGCATGGTGACCGACGACGGCCTGCGCTTCCCCGCCTCCATCCCCGCTTTCCGCCTGGCGGTGCCCGGCATTCTCCACTGAGGGAGCAACGGGCGGATGGCCATTCATGCCATCGGCGATGTCCAGGGATGCTACGAGCCGCTCGCCCGCCTGCTCGACGCCCTGAAGGTCGATCCCGCCACCGACGAACTCTGGTTCGTCGGTGACCTGGTCAACCGCGGCCCCTGCTCGCTGGAGGTCCTGCGCCTGGTGAAGTCGCTGGGCCGCGCCGCCACCGTGGTCCTCGGCAACCACGACCTGCACCTGCTCGCCTACGGGTTTGCCGGCCACGCCCGCGTGCGGGAACAGGACCTGCGCGCCGTGCTCGATGCCCCGGACCGGGGGGAGCTGCTCGACTGGCTGCGCACGCGGCCGCTGGCGCATTACCGGCCGGACCTCAATACCCTGATGGTCCACGCCGGGCTGGCCCCGGGCTGGGACCCGCTGCAGTCCGTGAAGCTGGCCCGCGAGGTGGAGGGCATCCTGCGCGGTGACGGCTGCGCGGCCTTCCTCGCCGGGATGTACGGCGACGAGCCCTCGAGCTGGTCGGCTGCGCTGCAGGGCATGGCGCGCCTGCGCTTCATCGTCAACTGCCTGACGCGCATCCGCTACTGCGATGCCGCGGGCCGCCTCGATTTCATCCACAACGGCCCGCCGGGGAGCCAGGCTGCCGGGCTCATGCCGTGGTTCGAGGTACCGGGCCGCGCCGCGCAGTCGGTGCGCGTGGTCTTCGGCCACTGGGCCTCGCTCGGTTTCCTGCAGCGGGCCAATCTGCTGGGCATCGACACCGGCTGCGTCTGGGGCCGCGGGCTGACGGCCGTGCGCCTGGACGGCCCCGCAAGGGTCACCACCATCCCCTGCGCCGGCGCTCACCCGGCCGGCTGAAACGCTTTAGTCAACAATGACGTACCGGGGGCCGTGTATCCTTGCCGGCCGAAGGCGGCGACGGGTGAGCGACATGGCGTACAACAGGAGTGGACCTGGCAGACCCGGCACGTTCGGGCTGGCCGGGCTGGCTGCCCTGCTTGCCCTGGCCCTGCCCGGTTGCAAGGGCGGCGCCGAGGCGCCCGGCGCAAAGCCGCCGCAGGTCACCGTTGCCCGGCCGCTGTCGCGCCAGGTCACCGACTGGGACGAGTACACCGGCCGCCTCGCCGCCACGGAATCGGTGGAGATCCGCGCCCGCGTCAGCGGCTACCTCGCCGAGGTGCCGTTCGAGGAAGGCGCCATGGTGCGCAAG
Coding sequences:
- the lptD gene encoding LPS assembly protein LptD; amino-acid sequence: MPDLGPVDSSDPRIDVITGHAEMDLQKGAVFDDEIRIRRGDGVLTAPNGRFDRQTGEFLLENGLRYRSPQSAVSGSRASFDTRSNSLEIEDADFDLFTVPSRGSAGAIAVDQGDVLTLRDVTYTTCARGHEDWLLRASQIRIDRDSGMATARNARLEFKGVPILYTPWITYPVTNERQSGFLLPALGRSETRGVEFQIPYYLNLAPNYDATLTPRYMSRRGTELLGEFRYLWPGHKGDVEGEYLPSDKVTGDNRYLLGIDHQSLLGRGWRATVDARTVSDSNYFEDLYGSTAATSQTHLLREASVEYFDNVWSLLGRVQGYQTLDESLTAAEKPYRRLPQLAASGYLPRGALGLDWSFDGELALFDRDEGLNGSRLHLSPGIALPLDYRGLWLKPAVAVEYTAYSIHNPAPGEHDGPSSATPIISIDMGAAFERGVRGNGWLQTLEPRAQFVHIPYRDQADQPVFDTIQPDFNLVQLFRKNRFLGYDRVGDTDQLNLGLTSRVLDATGGGEYLTATIGQTRFFSKQDVTLPGDRPVDSNASDWLAELGVTFNQYWKLGAGYQWGADSGRTQRTQLALQYRRDGQRVVNAAYRYRRDSLEEVDVSAAWPLSSRWSAVGRYDYSLRDNEVLERFVGFEYQNCCWGFRVVYRDYIASRTGDSDTAIAVQLILKGLTNVGDPAGRQLERGILGYEAD
- a CDS encoding peptidylprolyl isomerase yields the protein MLSRITILALALLPGVMAHAQDRELSSRGELIDGIAAVVNDGVVLKSELAEETQRIVRRLEAQGTKVPPERSLAPQVLERLIINRIQLQRCERVGIQVSDETLNNALANIAQRNNVTIAQLPQVLAGEGLDYQQYRREMRDQIAIEQLRQRDVLARISVTPREIDEYLARQAGRASSNMEYDISQILVAVSPTATPDVIAAAEKKANGLYQRLQAGEDFAQLAVTNSDGQQALEGGSIGWKKGDELPTLFADIVPGLQKGQVAAPIRSASGFHLVRLNDRRGGEPIIEQQVHVRHILIAPNEVLDSDAAREKIMGIRQRILAGDDFATVARAVSDDPGSKNEGGDLGWTGPGTFAPEFQAVVDSIAADTLSEPFRTRFGWHILEVLGRRTQDTTEEVKRQQAALAIRNSKLGEETEIWMHRLRDQAFVESRI
- the pdxA gene encoding 4-hydroxythreonine-4-phosphate dehydrogenase PdxA codes for the protein MIPRIALTPGEPAGIGPDLVARLAAGGAPAELVAIGDPDLIAARACQLGIRLELVPYRSGAEPAATPPGRLLVDARPLQAPARAGHLDPANAGYVLDTLRRAATGCLDGEFAAMVTAPVHKGVINDAGIAFSGHTEFLAGLTAAPQPVMLLVAGTLRVALLTTHLPLRAVPDAITGARIEAVAGVLHDGLVACFGIARPRIAVLGLNPHAGESGHLGGEERAVIGPALARLRAAGLAVDGPLPADSAFTPAALAQVDAVLAMYHDQGLPVLKHAGFGHAVNLTLGLPIVRTSVDHGTALDLAGTGRADAGSLQAALGLAIDIARRRRA
- the rsmA gene encoding 16S rRNA (adenine(1518)-N(6)/adenine(1519)-N(6))-dimethyltransferase RsmA, producing the protein MNHRPRKSLGQHFLHDRQVIGRILTAIDPRPGERFVEIGPGRGALTLPLLEVPVELDVVELDRELAAALARDLARPGFRVHHADALKFDYRQLGAPPRGLRLAANLPYNISTPLLFHLLDQQETFRDLHVMLQREVVERMTAQPGTAEYGRLTVALAARCRVEKLFIVRPGSFTPPPQVDSAVARLIPDAALAARIADPAAFDRVLARAFSMRRKRLANALKGLLDTAGITACGVDPGCRPGDVPPEAWIRLANRHGNP
- a CDS encoding class II glutamine amidotransferase, coding for MTRVTIPAGAAADNSCMCRFTFYKGKPLALSALLTEPEHSLIHQSFHAREREEPLNGDGFGVAWYAEGHDEPALFRSVTPAWSNQNLRELARVTSSHCVLAHVRAATQGLQVGEPNCHPFRRDRLAFMHNGDIGGFSAIRRPLLALLSDQAFAAIRGTTDSEHFFALLCDEVQRGMDDGSRGLAAAFNRALGTIRGLVGRHAPGEHIYLNAVLTDGAAAVACRFTTDAPENADSLYTNRGRRYVCEGGVCRMLDPGEVNGSAVMVSSEPLSGDSGWESVPLNHLVRIDPDLSMATEAVVA
- the apaG gene encoding Co2+/Mg2+ efflux protein ApaG encodes the protein MPRSPRRVAIEIEVETAYLPDQSDPAVPRYVFAYTITIRNRGAVPATLLTRRWVITDANGKVREVAGEGVVGEQPCIAPGETHRYSSGAIIETPVGVMEGSYGMVTDDGLRFPASIPAFRLAVPGILH